A single window of Granulicella mallensis MP5ACTX8 DNA harbors:
- a CDS encoding TonB-dependent receptor, which produces MRCRSLFFPLLVLALSTSPSIAQLTSASISGKVTDASQSAIPDASVTAVDVATGNTVTGRTDGEGNYVLTGLLPDTYRLKFGKTGFESNIQENLVITVGERATVNSVLQVGSVSDSITVQADSAAVNLQSPTVSTVIDSKLTQELPLNGRNVLQLAQLAPDAGPTATGPYNQGASRPDLANSYVGASGGRGDSTAFYLDGALNEDVLTQIPNVFPDPDAIQEFSLDTSSFSAKFAGLGGGVMNAVTRGGTNQIHGVLFEFLRNSALNGRNYFATAQDGLKRNQFGGTIGGPIRKDKTFGFFSYQGTTIRQNPTSSATVLTAAQRAGDFSSDSNQLVNPTTGAIFPKNYIDPSLFDPIANKILALLPVGAPGTGLVFYTSPLVENDKQFVGRVDENVTSNLHLYASYLYDALSEPAKTIPNNILTASNASGTGINDYWQSQFAVLNTTYVFSSKLTTTVVTSMSRRTNLAKSAPGFPGWTDLGANIPNLVAKGYSSLPLTINNYFSVAWDGIYEIPATEGGPANQWTWVKGAHTLEFGGDILWSKVIKNQDYEGDGSYTFSNDLSGDNALDFLLSKPSNFVQEASYYETPSRMLPAAYFVDTWRVTPRLVLTLGIRWNPFVPVFDNTYHQAGVFSPAAYANNIHSTQYPTLPPGLLVAGDPGVPARGIDSNYHIIDPRIGFAYDVFGNGHTSLRGGYGMYQDQMTANMINLNYSPFNVSVSFTNPASIENPYQRQVNPFPVVKPTPPSTPFQIPEAAGPFVLGMKAPTIQQYNLTLEQQAPYSSLVRIAYEGSSADHLFGAVEGNAAVYNPAETQKQNVANYNIRRPMGTYYQGLSLNENVGTANYNSLTVSVQRQAARGLTLLTGYRWSKCMAEADPTGFNSDVYATPNPHDDRSRCSYDTKNQFKASFVWELPKSHFDSSVVNAVLSGWMINGLVTFRSGQPFTVLSGVDNSTSGIGKDRADLIGNPNLPGGRSHAQVVKAYFNKAAFTANALGTYGDTSRMFLTGPGYSDIDLAITRSFGIPLKSREHDRLEFRAESFNLANRVNFSNPNATISSSSAGTITSAQDPRILQFGLKYIY; this is translated from the coding sequence ATGCGCTGTAGATCGCTTTTCTTCCCACTTTTAGTTCTTGCCCTGAGCACGTCCCCCTCCATTGCACAGCTCACATCAGCCAGCATCTCCGGAAAGGTTACAGACGCATCCCAGTCGGCTATCCCCGACGCATCGGTTACTGCCGTAGATGTTGCGACAGGGAATACGGTTACGGGACGGACAGATGGCGAGGGCAATTATGTGCTTACCGGTCTCCTGCCGGATACATATCGCCTCAAGTTTGGCAAGACGGGCTTCGAGTCGAATATCCAGGAAAATCTTGTGATTACGGTGGGTGAGCGTGCGACCGTCAATAGCGTGCTTCAGGTGGGTTCCGTCTCTGACAGTATTACGGTTCAAGCAGATTCAGCAGCAGTCAATTTGCAATCTCCCACTGTGTCAACGGTAATTGATAGCAAGCTGACCCAGGAGTTGCCACTGAATGGTCGCAACGTGCTGCAACTAGCTCAACTTGCGCCTGACGCCGGTCCGACGGCGACGGGTCCCTACAATCAGGGTGCATCGAGACCCGACCTGGCTAATTCCTATGTCGGGGCAAGCGGTGGAAGAGGAGATTCCACGGCCTTTTATCTTGATGGAGCACTCAACGAAGATGTGCTCACGCAAATTCCTAATGTATTTCCGGACCCCGATGCTATTCAGGAGTTCAGCCTCGACACGAGCTCCTTCAGTGCAAAATTCGCCGGGCTTGGCGGCGGAGTGATGAATGCTGTCACACGCGGTGGTACGAATCAGATTCATGGTGTACTGTTTGAGTTCCTCCGTAATAGCGCGTTGAATGGAAGAAATTATTTTGCAACCGCGCAAGATGGTCTCAAAAGAAACCAATTTGGCGGGACGATTGGCGGTCCGATTCGAAAAGATAAGACATTCGGCTTTTTTTCTTATCAGGGCACGACCATCAGGCAGAATCCAACGAGTTCTGCAACCGTATTGACTGCGGCCCAACGAGCGGGTGATTTCTCGTCCGATAGCAATCAGCTAGTCAATCCAACCACTGGTGCTATCTTCCCCAAAAACTACATTGATCCTTCTCTTTTTGATCCGATAGCCAATAAAATTCTGGCTCTACTTCCGGTCGGTGCACCGGGAACGGGATTGGTGTTCTATACATCGCCGTTGGTAGAGAACGATAAGCAATTCGTGGGTCGCGTTGATGAAAATGTCACTTCAAACCTGCACCTATACGCGAGCTATCTGTATGACGCTCTGAGCGAACCTGCCAAGACGATTCCGAATAATATTCTGACCGCATCCAATGCGTCGGGTACGGGGATTAATGATTATTGGCAGAGCCAATTTGCTGTTCTCAATACGACATATGTCTTTAGCTCCAAATTAACGACTACTGTTGTTACGTCAATGAGTCGCCGTACAAATCTCGCCAAGTCAGCACCAGGATTTCCTGGCTGGACCGATCTCGGCGCCAACATTCCAAACCTGGTAGCTAAGGGCTACAGCAGCTTGCCGCTGACGATCAATAATTACTTCTCCGTGGCATGGGACGGCATATACGAAATTCCTGCTACCGAAGGGGGGCCTGCGAACCAATGGACTTGGGTTAAGGGAGCGCATACCTTGGAGTTTGGCGGTGACATTCTATGGAGTAAGGTCATCAAGAATCAGGATTACGAGGGCGATGGATCTTATACGTTTAGCAACGATCTTTCTGGAGATAACGCTCTCGACTTCCTTTTGAGTAAGCCGTCCAATTTCGTTCAGGAAGCGTCCTACTACGAGACCCCCAGTCGAATGCTGCCTGCCGCCTATTTCGTTGATACGTGGCGTGTTACACCGCGGTTGGTCCTGACCCTTGGTATCCGATGGAATCCTTTTGTCCCCGTATTTGATAACACCTATCACCAGGCCGGAGTTTTCAGTCCGGCTGCCTATGCAAATAACATTCACTCTACTCAATACCCAACCTTACCGCCTGGTCTTTTGGTCGCAGGAGATCCCGGAGTTCCAGCGCGTGGAATTGATTCGAACTATCACATCATCGATCCGCGAATCGGTTTTGCCTATGATGTTTTTGGAAATGGTCACACCAGTTTGCGCGGCGGCTATGGCATGTATCAAGATCAGATGACCGCGAACATGATCAACCTGAACTACAGTCCTTTCAATGTGAGCGTATCGTTCACGAATCCCGCTAGTATTGAAAATCCCTATCAAAGGCAAGTCAATCCCTTCCCGGTCGTCAAGCCTACCCCGCCGAGCACGCCGTTCCAGATTCCAGAGGCGGCAGGACCGTTCGTTTTGGGAATGAAGGCGCCCACTATCCAGCAGTACAATCTCACATTGGAACAGCAAGCGCCCTATAGCTCCCTTGTGAGAATCGCCTACGAAGGCTCGTCGGCCGACCACCTGTTTGGGGCCGTTGAGGGAAATGCCGCAGTCTACAATCCAGCGGAAACCCAGAAGCAGAATGTGGCAAATTACAATATTCGTCGTCCGATGGGAACTTATTACCAGGGGCTTTCTCTCAACGAGAACGTTGGGACGGCAAACTATAACTCGCTTACCGTTTCGGTGCAACGGCAGGCAGCACGCGGATTGACGTTACTGACGGGATATCGGTGGTCCAAGTGCATGGCCGAGGCTGATCCAACGGGCTTCAACTCCGATGTTTACGCAACGCCCAACCCCCATGATGATCGCTCACGCTGCAGCTATGACACAAAAAACCAGTTCAAAGCTTCCTTTGTATGGGAGTTACCCAAGTCACACTTCGATAGTTCAGTAGTGAATGCAGTTCTGTCCGGGTGGATGATCAATGGCCTTGTTACATTTCGCTCTGGCCAGCCATTCACAGTTCTCTCTGGCGTCGACAACTCGACCAGCGGAATTGGGAAGGACCGGGCAGACCTGATTGGAAATCCCAATCTTCCTGGCGGTAGAAGCCATGCACAAGTTGTAAAGGCATACTTCAATAAAGCAGCTTTTACCGCCAATGCCCTTGGTACATATGGAGACACGTCCAGAATGTTTCTTACGGGCCCTGGATACTCCGACATAGACCTTGCAATTACGAGATCTTTTGGCATACCACTCAAGAGCCGGGAGCATGATCGCCTGGAGTTCAGAGCAGAGTCTTTCAATCTAGCAAACAGAGTCAATTTTTCAAATCCAAATGCCACGATCTCATCGAGCAGCGCCGGCACAATTACCTCGGCGCAGGATCCAAGAATTCTGCAGTTTGGACTTAAGTACATCTATTAG
- a CDS encoding amidohydrolase family protein, whose amino-acid sequence MSKFSSLAILLVLSAGSMASVSYTQVGPYPTKAIDGGFREDELRRFTALEPIDTHTHIYKSDPVFFEMLRKLHLHTLDIVDVSDNGNAERKDLTKENNDVFEVARESSGHVSVCTTFDPYLISQPGFTEAAIHQLDESFARGAIAVKVWKNVGMEVKDSKGNYILPDNSLLEPIYRDIEFHHKTLVTHVGDPNTAWAAPNPSATDFSYFKNNPQWYMYNIKDAPPKQKILDARDHLLEMNPDLRMVGAHLGSMEADIDQVARHFDRYPNFTVDLAGRMPYLMLLPREKAIAFITKYQDRLLYGTDNTIYPETEVSTWVFRAEDSYANDWRFLATDQTVEYGGRRLRGLALPNSVVKKIYHDNAVKWIPGIADQ is encoded by the coding sequence GTGTCTAAATTTTCATCGCTGGCAATCTTGCTCGTATTATCGGCTGGAAGTATGGCGTCTGTATCGTATACACAGGTAGGGCCTTATCCGACTAAGGCAATCGATGGTGGGTTTCGTGAGGACGAACTCCGGAGATTTACCGCACTTGAGCCGATCGATACTCACACTCATATCTACAAGAGCGATCCGGTTTTTTTTGAGATGTTGCGAAAGCTTCATTTGCATACTCTCGATATCGTGGACGTTTCAGACAACGGCAACGCTGAACGGAAAGATCTGACAAAAGAAAATAATGATGTGTTCGAGGTGGCGAGAGAAAGTAGCGGGCATGTGTCCGTTTGCACCACATTTGACCCCTATTTGATTAGCCAACCTGGCTTTACAGAAGCTGCCATCCATCAACTCGATGAGAGTTTTGCTCGGGGCGCAATTGCGGTAAAGGTTTGGAAGAACGTTGGGATGGAGGTCAAAGATTCGAAAGGGAACTATATCCTTCCCGATAATTCATTATTAGAGCCGATTTACAGAGATATAGAGTTTCACCATAAGACCCTGGTCACACACGTTGGAGATCCTAATACCGCCTGGGCCGCACCAAATCCGAGTGCAACTGACTTTTCATACTTCAAAAACAATCCGCAGTGGTATATGTACAACATCAAGGATGCACCGCCGAAGCAGAAAATACTCGATGCGCGTGATCATCTCCTCGAGATGAACCCTGATCTGCGGATGGTCGGAGCACATCTCGGGAGCATGGAAGCAGACATTGATCAAGTGGCCCGGCATTTTGACCGCTATCCAAATTTCACAGTGGATCTAGCGGGTCGAATGCCCTATCTAATGCTGCTGCCCCGCGAAAAAGCAATTGCGTTTATAACGAAATATCAAGATCGGTTGCTGTATGGCACGGATAATACGATCTACCCGGAAACGGAAGTCAGTACGTGGGTATTCAGGGCCGAGGATTCCTATGCCAATGACTGGAGATTTTTGGCAACTGATCAAACAGTGGAATATGGTGGCCGCCGACTGAGGGGACTGGCTTTGCCGAATTCAGTCGTAAAAAAAATCTATCACGACAATGCAGTTAAATGGATTCCCGGTATTGCAGACCAATAA
- a CDS encoding alpha-galactosidase: MKQPILYRILGLTLAIPFAFTASAQQQDAPLQLKTDATDGSYSISAPGISMPILRATAAAKVNGKWLHAADYPKHLVSTKIANGELGTSKLITIQYTGRADAPDLLLSLRTYDASPFGDMQLTAHNTTSHAIEVQELRVLESEKGKGDSGKDDLINLGGPASADRVLNDSFSEDRPAMQLHDLSDAKTNVHRAVGVQLLYNQQSKQSWFIGALTSNKFLSVLRLHMAPAGVMNAYEVDSTGTTELLIENSLHRSSEKDRVELSLSVPPGGELSSERMLFGVGTDYHGQLETYAHLIRDIHHALVTAPTPIGWWSWTAYYFGLDQGTALTNAQWLSQHLKPLGYDFFHIDEGYQFARGEYATPDASLFPEGMGSLEHKVINEGLTPGIWTAPFEVSERSWVYTHHPEWLVHNAQGEPIHIGFVTNNLDHLYALDTTHPGAQAYLHSTYSKLTREWGLRYIKLDFMEDSAIEGFYHVPQTTALEAQRIGIQTIRDAVGPNVLLDKDGCELLNPVGLVDTGRISQDTGHTFSSSKDAATGIAARYYMNRNYFLADPDAFSVSTQTVDDQHWHGGTKQLTLDEAKISIVLSAVSGGLYEIGDDLPTLGEAPDRLALVENRDLLDMARLGRASVPLDLMTYDPLDLQPSIFELQQTRHQSIVTVFNWSEISRAHSLTRAALGLDPKANYTVSEVLTTPSDSTSLSASLDVKQPAHSVRVFKIINTDIPAEAPMVNATVALSGKTAEPMSFSAVAKDAGNPILNCTWDFGDGITVAGVKTTHSYTHAGSYTVGLRCSGFAPQPAVQTFAVKTTGSVATKFVPTRQRRFEEEGEPKQ, from the coding sequence ATGAAGCAGCCAATTCTTTATCGTATCTTAGGTCTAACTCTCGCCATTCCTTTCGCATTCACAGCGAGCGCGCAGCAGCAGGACGCGCCGTTACAGTTGAAGACCGATGCAACCGATGGCAGTTATTCCATCAGTGCGCCGGGCATCTCGATGCCTATTCTTCGGGCGACGGCTGCGGCGAAGGTCAATGGAAAATGGCTTCATGCCGCAGATTACCCAAAACACCTGGTCAGCACTAAGATCGCAAATGGTGAACTCGGCACTAGCAAGCTAATCACGATTCAATACACTGGACGTGCTGATGCTCCAGATCTTCTGCTATCGTTGAGGACCTATGATGCCTCGCCTTTCGGCGACATGCAGCTCACGGCGCACAATACGACAAGCCATGCGATCGAAGTTCAAGAACTCCGTGTTCTCGAATCGGAAAAGGGTAAAGGCGATAGTGGAAAAGATGACCTCATTAACCTTGGTGGTCCGGCCTCAGCCGATCGTGTCTTAAACGATAGCTTCAGTGAAGACCGCCCCGCTATGCAGCTTCACGATCTCAGTGACGCTAAGACAAATGTCCACCGTGCGGTTGGTGTCCAACTTCTCTATAACCAGCAGAGCAAGCAGAGCTGGTTTATCGGTGCTCTTACCTCAAATAAGTTCCTCAGCGTTCTTCGACTTCACATGGCCCCGGCTGGTGTTATGAATGCCTACGAGGTTGATTCCACGGGAACGACCGAGCTTCTCATTGAAAATTCCCTGCATCGTTCCTCTGAAAAGGACCGTGTGGAGCTCAGCCTTAGCGTGCCTCCAGGTGGTGAACTCTCGTCGGAGCGGATGCTTTTCGGAGTTGGCACGGATTATCATGGCCAGCTCGAAACCTATGCTCATCTTATCCGTGACATCCATCATGCACTTGTGACCGCACCCACGCCTATCGGCTGGTGGAGCTGGACTGCCTACTATTTTGGGCTGGACCAGGGGACTGCATTGACCAATGCACAGTGGCTTTCTCAACACCTTAAGCCTCTGGGGTATGATTTCTTTCATATCGACGAGGGCTATCAGTTTGCGCGTGGAGAATATGCCACGCCGGACGCATCACTGTTCCCTGAAGGTATGGGGTCCCTGGAGCATAAGGTCATCAACGAGGGACTCACCCCAGGCATTTGGACGGCTCCCTTCGAAGTATCCGAGCGTTCCTGGGTTTATACCCATCATCCAGAGTGGCTTGTACACAATGCCCAAGGTGAGCCCATCCATATTGGCTTCGTCACCAATAATCTCGATCATCTCTATGCCCTGGACACAACTCACCCAGGTGCGCAGGCCTATCTTCACTCGACTTATTCCAAGCTGACAAGGGAATGGGGTCTCCGCTACATCAAGTTGGACTTCATGGAAGACAGCGCTATTGAGGGTTTTTATCACGTTCCCCAGACCACCGCACTAGAGGCTCAACGCATCGGCATCCAGACAATTCGGGATGCTGTTGGCCCCAATGTGCTGCTTGACAAGGATGGTTGCGAACTTCTCAACCCCGTTGGCCTGGTTGATACCGGCCGGATTTCACAGGATACCGGGCATACCTTTTCCTCCAGTAAAGACGCGGCTACTGGTATAGCCGCGCGTTACTATATGAATCGTAACTACTTCCTTGCTGATCCAGATGCTTTCTCCGTCTCGACCCAGACCGTTGATGATCAACACTGGCATGGTGGGACGAAGCAGCTCACGCTCGATGAAGCAAAAATCTCGATCGTGCTCTCTGCTGTGTCTGGTGGATTATACGAGATCGGAGACGATCTTCCGACGCTAGGAGAAGCTCCGGATCGTCTGGCATTGGTAGAAAACCGTGATCTGCTCGACATGGCGCGCCTGGGTCGTGCGTCTGTTCCTTTGGATCTCATGACGTACGATCCTCTAGATCTGCAACCCAGTATTTTTGAGCTGCAGCAAACACGCCATCAGTCTATTGTCACCGTGTTCAACTGGTCGGAGATCTCCCGGGCACATAGCCTTACGCGAGCTGCTCTTGGGCTCGATCCGAAGGCGAATTACACGGTCTCCGAAGTTCTGACCACGCCGAGCGATTCTACGTCTCTCTCCGCTTCGCTCGATGTAAAGCAGCCAGCTCACTCGGTTCGGGTCTTCAAAATCATCAATACAGATATTCCGGCAGAGGCCCCTATGGTTAACGCAACAGTAGCGCTTTCCGGAAAGACGGCTGAACCGATGAGCTTTAGCGCGGTCGCCAAAGATGCGGGCAACCCGATCCTAAATTGCACTTGGGATTTTGGTGATGGCATCACTGTGGCGGGAGTGAAGACAACCCATAGCTATACGCATGCAGGTAGCTATACAGTAGGTCTGCGGTGCTCGGGTTTTGCACCTCAGCCGGCTGTCCAGACATTTGCTGTGAAGACGACCGGGTCTGTCGCGACGAAATTTGTACCGACACGTCAACGTCGTTTCGAGGAAGAGGGAGAACCAAAGCAATAG
- a CDS encoding APC family permease yields the protein MQTLEADVPAPQLKRSLKLWHLIVYGIVIIQPTAPMGIYGVVNNVARGHVVTTILIAMVAMLFTAVSYGRMARIYPSAGSAYTYVGREINPLAGYVVGWSMLMDYLLNPIICAIWCSAAAANVLPNIPYAAWAVAFVLLFTLLNLRGVKASGQVNAILAVGMSLVVVVFLAYAIRYLAFIARPIGGQWLTPFYDPTTFSPSLLLRGTSIAVLTYIGFDGISTMSEEVENPRRNIMLATVFTCLIIGILSAGEVYVAQLAWPYHGPFPEAQVDTAYVHVARRIGGSFLFQLLNATLLIANLGSGVAAQFGAARLLYGMGRGGALPQRFFGALNQKNSIPRNNVLLVGAITLVGVFVLTYERGAELLNFGAFIAFMGVNAAALIHYRFRSTEKVLLRTTIPLAGLVVSAFIWLNLGRNAQILGFTWIALGLGLYWLRRNGRADAAAPSFE from the coding sequence ATGCAAACCCTAGAAGCCGATGTGCCGGCCCCTCAACTGAAGCGATCGCTTAAGCTCTGGCATCTCATCGTGTATGGGATTGTCATTATTCAACCCACTGCCCCCATGGGGATCTACGGAGTTGTCAACAACGTAGCGCGTGGCCATGTGGTTACGACAATCCTTATTGCGATGGTCGCCATGCTCTTCACGGCCGTTAGCTATGGCCGCATGGCGCGCATCTATCCCAGCGCAGGATCAGCCTATACCTATGTAGGACGCGAGATTAACCCTCTCGCCGGCTATGTCGTGGGCTGGTCCATGTTGATGGACTATCTTCTGAATCCAATCATCTGCGCAATCTGGTGTAGCGCTGCGGCTGCTAATGTTTTACCTAATATTCCTTACGCTGCCTGGGCTGTCGCTTTTGTATTGCTGTTTACGCTACTCAATCTGCGTGGTGTTAAGGCTTCAGGACAAGTGAATGCCATCCTTGCCGTCGGCATGAGCCTTGTTGTTGTGGTCTTTCTCGCGTATGCCATCCGCTATCTTGCCTTTATTGCCCGTCCCATTGGCGGTCAATGGCTCACACCTTTCTACGATCCAACGACCTTCTCTCCGTCGCTTCTTCTTCGTGGAACATCCATTGCTGTTCTGACTTACATCGGTTTTGACGGTATCTCTACCATGTCTGAGGAGGTTGAGAATCCACGCCGTAACATCATGCTCGCGACCGTTTTTACCTGCCTGATTATTGGCATTCTCTCGGCCGGGGAGGTCTACGTTGCTCAACTCGCATGGCCGTACCACGGGCCTTTCCCCGAGGCGCAGGTGGATACTGCCTACGTTCACGTCGCGCGTCGCATAGGTGGCAGTTTTCTCTTTCAGCTGCTCAATGCAACTCTCTTAATTGCCAATCTAGGCTCTGGAGTCGCCGCTCAGTTTGGAGCGGCGCGTCTTCTTTACGGAATGGGACGTGGTGGCGCTCTGCCACAACGGTTCTTCGGTGCACTCAATCAAAAAAACTCGATCCCGCGCAACAATGTGCTCTTAGTCGGAGCCATTACGCTCGTTGGAGTTTTTGTGCTGACCTACGAGCGCGGCGCCGAGCTGCTTAATTTCGGCGCCTTTATCGCCTTCATGGGTGTCAACGCCGCTGCCCTTATCCACTATCGCTTCCGTTCGACAGAGAAAGTCCTGCTCCGCACGACCATACCGCTTGCAGGCCTTGTCGTGAGTGCCTTCATCTGGCTCAACCTGGGTAGAAATGCCCAGATTCTGGGCTTCACATGGATCGCACTCGGACTTGGACTTTATTGGCTTCGCCGGAATGGCAGAGCTGATGCCGCTGCACCCTCTTTCGAATAG
- a CDS encoding glucosamine-6-phosphate deaminase: MSTQANIDTIRRFKVGTMNVEVYPSRESMGAAAARATAEAMTQLALSQDMMGVIFATGASQLATLDALTKIDGLPWSKVSGFHLDEYVALPIEHLASFRGYLRKNLTDKVPIGTFNEVDGTAADLDEVCRSYAEKLRAANPQLCLLGIGENGHLAFNDPPVADFNDPLDVKVVKLDEACRIQQTAEGWFKTANDVPERAVTLTIPTMLRVPKLIVSVPGTRKAGIMRRSLTEEISTACPATILRTHPDVTIYLDNDSASELADFLPSY, encoded by the coding sequence GTGAGTACTCAAGCCAACATCGATACCATTAGACGCTTTAAGGTTGGAACCATGAATGTGGAGGTTTATCCATCGCGGGAGTCGATGGGGGCCGCGGCGGCCCGCGCTACTGCAGAGGCAATGACGCAGCTCGCACTATCCCAAGACATGATGGGGGTCATCTTCGCTACGGGTGCGTCGCAACTTGCAACACTGGACGCACTAACGAAAATCGACGGATTGCCCTGGAGCAAAGTTTCCGGCTTTCACCTCGATGAGTACGTCGCGCTTCCGATAGAGCATCTGGCTTCCTTTCGTGGCTATCTACGTAAAAACCTGACCGATAAGGTGCCTATCGGAACGTTCAATGAGGTCGATGGGACCGCCGCTGATCTGGACGAGGTTTGCCGCTCCTATGCTGAAAAACTCCGAGCTGCGAATCCACAGCTTTGTCTGCTGGGTATCGGAGAGAATGGGCACCTCGCGTTCAACGATCCTCCTGTTGCAGATTTCAATGACCCACTCGATGTGAAGGTCGTCAAGCTGGATGAGGCATGCCGTATCCAGCAAACGGCAGAGGGCTGGTTTAAGACGGCCAACGACGTTCCAGAACGCGCCGTTACACTGACGATCCCAACGATGCTTCGCGTTCCCAAATTGATCGTTTCGGTTCCGGGCACTCGCAAGGCGGGTATTATGCGGCGCTCGTTGACAGAAGAGATTTCGACCGCATGCCCCGCTACTATTCTCCGCACACATCCTGACGTGACAATCTATCTGGATAACGACTCCGCCTCCGAATTGGCCGACTTTTTGCCATCTTACTGA
- a CDS encoding MFS transporter has translation MTAWIKLPESKKTRAVGRTRWWIVWTLFFSTAINYISRQTFSVLSPVIAAQYHLSHTDLAKIIGAFQISYALTWLVGGIFLDAVGTRIGLIVAVIWWSLVNMMMGFAGSVFSFMALRFMLGIGEGLNWPGASKTVAEWFPSQERSVAVAIFDSGSSVGGALAAMVIPWIAIEFGWRWSFIFSGLLGFLWLIAWLFVYHPLDRHPRVGQPELDLIRAGQEMPSKSQEQGLQRWLRLAKNRNVWAIVLGRALTDPIWWFYVFWLPQYLSDVRGFSLKQIAYFAWLPFVAADLGNFTGGFLSGYCIRRGLSIVRARTAVCLVSCLPILAGIPAARAHNPYVALALICVALWGYAGWATMGLTLPSDLFPQDVVATVTGLSGLAAGIAGVCFTAVVGLTIDRFSYTPAFFIAGLMPLVATACLLLLLRSPASEISAQTEVNLNAL, from the coding sequence ATGACGGCATGGATCAAGCTACCGGAATCGAAAAAGACACGTGCTGTTGGGCGGACGAGATGGTGGATTGTCTGGACACTGTTCTTTTCCACGGCAATCAACTACATCAGCCGTCAAACCTTTTCGGTACTTTCTCCTGTTATCGCGGCGCAATATCATCTCAGCCACACTGATCTTGCGAAGATCATTGGAGCTTTTCAGATCTCTTATGCTCTTACCTGGCTCGTTGGCGGCATTTTCCTGGATGCGGTCGGCACACGTATTGGCTTGATTGTCGCTGTGATTTGGTGGTCTCTTGTCAATATGATGATGGGCTTCGCCGGTTCTGTCTTCAGTTTTATGGCTCTGCGCTTCATGCTCGGGATCGGCGAGGGATTGAACTGGCCGGGTGCGAGCAAGACGGTTGCAGAGTGGTTTCCAAGCCAGGAACGCAGTGTCGCAGTCGCCATTTTTGATAGCGGATCCAGCGTGGGAGGAGCGCTGGCGGCGATGGTCATACCATGGATCGCAATTGAATTCGGTTGGAGATGGTCTTTCATCTTCTCAGGACTGCTGGGATTCCTGTGGCTCATTGCGTGGCTTTTTGTCTATCATCCACTGGATCGTCACCCCAGGGTTGGACAGCCGGAGCTTGATCTCATTCGGGCTGGACAAGAGATGCCCTCCAAATCTCAGGAGCAGGGGCTGCAACGCTGGCTTCGCCTGGCCAAAAATCGAAACGTCTGGGCTATCGTTCTTGGGCGAGCGCTGACCGATCCCATCTGGTGGTTCTATGTATTCTGGCTACCGCAATATTTAAGTGATGTGCGCGGATTTAGCCTGAAGCAAATCGCCTATTTTGCGTGGCTCCCATTCGTTGCTGCAGACCTCGGTAATTTCACCGGCGGCTTCTTATCGGGATACTGCATCCGTCGTGGCCTCTCGATTGTGCGCGCCCGGACTGCGGTTTGTTTGGTAAGCTGCCTTCCTATTCTCGCTGGTATACCCGCGGCAAGGGCTCATAATCCCTATGTTGCCTTGGCACTGATTTGTGTAGCTCTTTGGGGATATGCCGGTTGGGCCACCATGGGACTTACATTGCCCTCGGATCTCTTTCCCCAGGACGTCGTCGCAACCGTTACAGGACTAAGTGGTTTAGCGGCGGGCATCGCTGGTGTGTGCTTCACGGCTGTTGTGGGGCTCACGATCGACCGGTTCTCCTATACGCCAGCATTCTTCATAGCGGGTCTGATGCCGTTAGTGGCTACGGCGTGCCTTCTCTTACTACTTCGTTCTCCCGCTTCAGAAATCTCAGCTCAGACTGAGGTAAATCTCAATGCTCTCTGA